One region of Anaeromyxobacter paludicola genomic DNA includes:
- a CDS encoding formate dehydrogenase subunit gamma, with protein sequence MNAPAQQHSEQIVRFSFSQRLEHIVTIFTFTGLCLTGLPQKFYAKGWAQWMVEHLGGIDQTRWIHRAIGILFVTATVVHLVNGLNALLSRRSAFTMLLNKKDFEDCVLQLRYYLGLTDEHPRYDRFDYKQKWEYWSLFLGNIIMGLSGLMLFFPTVFAKVLPGQLIPAAKVAHSNEGLMAFFVIAVWHIYNAHLQPDVFPFDTSIFTGKISRERMLHEHPLELARIEGRSADDDHGHHADASRKVG encoded by the coding sequence ATGAACGCTCCTGCCCAGCAGCACTCCGAACAGATCGTCCGCTTCAGCTTCAGCCAGCGGCTGGAGCACATCGTCACCATCTTCACCTTCACCGGCCTCTGCCTCACCGGGCTCCCGCAGAAGTTCTACGCGAAGGGCTGGGCGCAGTGGATGGTCGAGCACCTCGGCGGCATCGACCAGACCCGCTGGATCCACCGGGCCATCGGCATCCTCTTCGTCACGGCCACGGTGGTGCACCTCGTGAACGGCCTCAACGCGCTCCTGTCGCGGCGCAGCGCCTTCACGATGCTGCTCAACAAGAAGGACTTCGAGGACTGCGTCCTGCAGCTGCGCTACTACCTCGGCCTCACCGACGAGCACCCCCGCTACGACCGCTTCGACTACAAGCAGAAGTGGGAGTACTGGAGCCTCTTCCTCGGGAACATCATCATGGGCCTCTCGGGCCTGATGCTGTTCTTCCCCACGGTGTTCGCGAAGGTGCTCCCCGGCCAGCTCATCCCCGCGGCGAAGGTGGCCCACTCGAACGAAGGGCTCATGGCCTTCTTCGTGATCGCGGTGTGGCACATCTACAACGCGCACCTGCAGCCGGACGTCTTCCCGTTCGACACCAGCATCTTCACGGGCAAGATCAGCCGCGAGCGCATGCTGCACGAGCACCCGCTCGAGCTGGCCCGCATCGAGGGGCGCTCCGCCGACGACGATCACGGTCACCACGCGGATGCCTCACGCAAGGTGGGCTGA
- a CDS encoding 4Fe-4S dicluster domain-containing protein, with amino-acid sequence MKLSRRNFLKVAGATSSAALVAPALARGAESHEEHIGAIVGADESSVLVDTTLCVGCRACEAACSEKNQLPAPPVGDKVLDKKRETGPTALTVVNRFDVDETGKELQQQPEGDATKRAQRFAKTQCMHCVAPGCASACPNRALDKKPNGPVTYDASRCMGCRYCMVACPFGVPKYEYEALAPRVVKCTFCADRQAQGLKPACTSVCPTGALTFGRRADMVAEARKRVYGNPDKYVQHIYGEHEAGGTNWLYISDVPFEKLAMKADVIDKPYPDLVKGALGVPPFVMTLWPPLLMGFYVFSNRRAANNAKHDAAHGDSEGHHE; translated from the coding sequence ATGAAGCTCAGTCGCAGAAACTTCCTCAAGGTCGCCGGAGCCACCAGCTCCGCCGCCCTGGTGGCGCCGGCCCTGGCCCGCGGTGCCGAGAGTCACGAGGAGCACATCGGCGCCATCGTCGGCGCCGACGAGAGCTCCGTCCTCGTGGACACGACCCTGTGCGTCGGCTGCCGGGCCTGCGAGGCGGCCTGCAGCGAGAAGAACCAGCTCCCGGCCCCGCCGGTGGGTGACAAGGTCCTCGACAAGAAGCGCGAGACCGGCCCGACCGCGCTCACGGTCGTGAACCGGTTCGACGTGGACGAGACCGGGAAGGAGCTGCAGCAGCAGCCGGAGGGCGACGCGACGAAGCGCGCCCAGCGGTTCGCGAAGACCCAGTGCATGCACTGCGTCGCTCCGGGCTGCGCCTCGGCCTGCCCGAACCGCGCGCTCGACAAGAAGCCGAACGGCCCCGTCACCTACGACGCCAGCCGGTGCATGGGCTGCCGCTACTGCATGGTGGCCTGTCCCTTCGGCGTCCCCAAGTACGAGTACGAGGCGCTGGCGCCGCGGGTGGTGAAGTGCACCTTCTGCGCCGACCGCCAGGCCCAGGGGCTCAAGCCGGCCTGCACGAGCGTCTGCCCGACCGGCGCGCTCACCTTCGGCCGCCGCGCCGACATGGTCGCCGAGGCGCGCAAGCGCGTCTACGGCAACCCCGACAAGTACGTCCAGCACATCTACGGCGAGCACGAGGCCGGCGGGACGAACTGGCTCTACATCTCCGACGTCCCCTTCGAGAAGCTCGCGATGAAGGCGGACGTCATCGACAAGCCCTACCCGGACCTCGTGAAGGGCGCCCTGGGCGTGCCGCCGTTCGTGATGACGCTCTGGCCGCCGCTCCTGATGGGCTTCTACGTCTTCTCGAACCGCAGGGCCGCCAACAACGCGAAGCACGACGCCGCCCACGGCGACAGCGAGGGTCACCATGAGTAA
- a CDS encoding peptidase M54 yields MLEHVRAHLTGAFRAEVALHHDPRRPADAWDARRRQHSSKKMLSFLLEQGPPPPARVLGITDQDLFIPILTFVFGEAQLGGRAAVVSTARLDDGVPVVSPRVLAERVAIECVHEVGHAYGLLHCASPRCAMGRSPSVRDVDAKKPQLCRDCLSRLAERNDRSGG; encoded by the coding sequence ATGCTCGAGCACGTGCGCGCGCACCTCACCGGCGCCTTCCGGGCGGAGGTGGCGCTCCACCACGACCCGCGCCGGCCCGCCGACGCCTGGGACGCGCGCCGCCGCCAGCACTCCTCGAAGAAGATGCTCTCCTTCCTGCTCGAGCAGGGCCCGCCGCCGCCGGCGCGCGTCCTCGGGATCACCGACCAGGACCTCTTCATCCCCATCCTCACCTTCGTCTTCGGGGAGGCGCAGCTCGGGGGACGCGCGGCGGTGGTCTCGACGGCGCGGCTCGACGACGGGGTGCCGGTGGTGAGCCCCCGCGTGCTCGCGGAGCGGGTGGCCATCGAGTGCGTGCACGAGGTGGGGCACGCCTACGGACTGCTGCACTGCGCCTCACCCCGCTGCGCCATGGGCCGCTCGCCCAGCGTGCGGGACGTGGACGCCAAGAAGCCTCAGCTCTGCCGGGACTGCCTCTCCCGGCTCGCGGAACGGAACGATCGATCGGGAGGGTGA
- the nrfD gene encoding NrfD/PsrC family molybdoenzyme membrane anchor subunit, with the protein MSNVNENALEPRTWFENKILLGMTGKEYVRSLLTPINMLAAFAVACAVFMFVWRFGWGLAATTNLDQNTPWGIWIGFDMMTGIVLAAGGFTIGATVELFGLKDYAPIERPAILTGFLGYLMSIAGLIADLGRPWNMVFVMGSNGTASVLFEVAWCVMCYSSVLFLEFTVPMFEWLGWSRIHRVAKKLLLALTVLSVMFSTMHQSALGSLFLMAPGKLHPLWYTPYIFILFFTTAVIAGISMVIVESGLSHKIFHAQFEGQHVDADALTVGLGKAGAIATFAYFFLKVQTVTDNHAWGYLKTGWGAWWLVEVLGFVLLPSILYAYGARNRRARIVRIGGVFGVLGIALNRLNVSVIAYNWNIPNHYVPRWSEFVLSFGLVGLGVVLFRFIVNRMPILHPDPAYPQEH; encoded by the coding sequence ATGAGTAACGTGAACGAGAACGCGCTCGAGCCGCGCACCTGGTTCGAGAACAAGATCCTCCTGGGCATGACCGGCAAGGAGTACGTCCGGTCGCTGCTCACCCCCATCAACATGCTCGCGGCCTTCGCGGTCGCGTGCGCGGTCTTCATGTTCGTGTGGCGGTTCGGCTGGGGCCTCGCCGCCACCACCAACCTCGACCAGAACACCCCCTGGGGCATCTGGATCGGGTTCGACATGATGACGGGCATCGTGCTCGCCGCCGGCGGCTTCACCATCGGCGCCACCGTCGAGCTCTTCGGCCTCAAGGACTACGCGCCCATCGAGCGGCCGGCCATCCTCACCGGCTTCCTCGGCTACCTGATGTCCATCGCCGGCCTCATCGCCGACCTGGGCCGCCCCTGGAACATGGTCTTCGTGATGGGCAGCAACGGGACCGCCTCGGTGCTCTTCGAGGTCGCCTGGTGCGTCATGTGCTACTCGAGCGTGCTCTTCCTCGAGTTCACCGTCCCGATGTTCGAGTGGCTCGGCTGGAGCCGCATCCACCGGGTGGCGAAGAAGCTGCTCCTCGCCCTCACCGTCCTCTCGGTGATGTTCTCCACCATGCACCAGTCGGCGCTCGGCTCGCTCTTCCTGATGGCGCCGGGCAAGCTCCACCCGCTCTGGTACACGCCCTACATCTTCATCCTCTTCTTCACGACCGCGGTCATCGCCGGCATCTCGATGGTCATCGTCGAGTCGGGCCTCTCGCACAAGATCTTCCACGCCCAGTTCGAGGGGCAGCACGTGGACGCCGACGCGCTGACGGTCGGCCTCGGCAAGGCCGGCGCCATCGCGACCTTCGCGTACTTCTTCCTCAAGGTGCAGACGGTCACCGACAACCACGCCTGGGGCTACCTCAAGACGGGCTGGGGCGCCTGGTGGCTGGTCGAGGTGCTCGGCTTCGTGCTGCTGCCCTCGATCCTCTACGCCTACGGCGCCCGCAACCGCCGCGCCCGGATCGTGCGCATCGGCGGCGTGTTCGGCGTGCTCGGCATCGCCCTGAACCGGCTCAACGTCTCGGTCATCGCCTACAACTGGAACATCCCGAACCACTACGTGCCGCGCTGGTCCGAGTTCGTCCTCTCGTTCGGCCTGGTCGGGCTGGGGGTGGTCCTGTTCCGCTTCATCGTGAACCGCATGCCGATCCTCCACCCGGATCCGGCCTACCCGCAGGAGCACTGA
- a CDS encoding sensor histidine kinase: protein MAQEDLAGEPRPEPVRLPPEPHVEVTGRHELHAIGSAIPWRHRLSTKLLGITAGLTLAAIAGLAYVELEIQKQRLDAATRSVALFSETIKSATRQSMLDDQRPQVYQAMQAVGRMEGIEKVRMMNKEGGVTFSSDESEIGRVIDKKAEACYACHAAGQPIARVPQASRARIYQAGEHRVMGMVSPIYNEPSCWSKSCHAHSPGQQLLGVIDVGVSLAEVDTQVMAFRRGSLALTGVIVLCLAVFFYFFARIQVVQPVAALVHATRQVATDQLDVELRIDSRGELGLLAASFNDMTRELRRAEGDLHRLMGSLEHEVEERTAALKSAQAQLIQSEKLSSLGRLSASIAHEINNPLAGILTFSKLLIRTLEQGPPNDATRRSCIKNLALVQRETERCSAIVRNLLDFARERPLALKEVDVNKAVEECVQLLGHQFMLSGMELAVELGPVPMVEADFGQLRQAFVNVSMNACEAMARGGKLVVRTQLLEQAHQVEVSFCDTGPGIRPEHLAKIFDPFFTTKESGTGLGLSVVYGIVQRHHGHVEVKSDLGKGTCIHIRLPAMEARKEA, encoded by the coding sequence ATGGCGCAAGAGGATCTAGCGGGCGAGCCACGCCCGGAGCCAGTCCGGCTGCCGCCGGAGCCGCACGTCGAGGTGACGGGGCGGCACGAGCTTCACGCCATCGGGTCGGCCATCCCCTGGCGACACCGGCTCTCGACCAAGCTCCTCGGCATCACCGCGGGGCTCACGCTCGCGGCCATCGCCGGGCTCGCCTACGTGGAGCTCGAGATCCAGAAGCAGCGGCTCGACGCGGCGACCCGGTCGGTCGCGCTCTTCAGCGAGACCATCAAGAGCGCCACCCGCCAGTCGATGCTCGACGACCAGCGCCCGCAGGTCTACCAGGCCATGCAGGCGGTCGGGCGGATGGAGGGGATCGAGAAGGTCCGCATGATGAACAAGGAGGGGGGCGTCACCTTCTCCTCCGACGAGAGCGAGATCGGGCGGGTGATCGACAAGAAGGCGGAGGCCTGCTACGCGTGCCACGCCGCGGGCCAGCCGATCGCGCGCGTGCCGCAGGCCTCCCGCGCCCGCATCTACCAGGCGGGCGAGCACCGCGTGATGGGCATGGTGTCGCCCATCTACAACGAGCCCTCCTGCTGGTCGAAGTCGTGCCACGCGCACTCGCCGGGGCAGCAGCTCCTCGGCGTCATCGACGTGGGCGTGTCGCTCGCCGAGGTGGACACCCAGGTGATGGCCTTCCGGCGCGGGAGCCTGGCGCTCACCGGCGTGATCGTGCTCTGCCTGGCGGTCTTCTTCTACTTCTTCGCGCGGATCCAGGTGGTCCAGCCGGTGGCGGCGCTGGTGCACGCCACCCGGCAGGTCGCGACCGACCAGCTCGACGTCGAGCTGCGGATCGACTCGCGGGGGGAGCTCGGCCTGCTCGCCGCCTCCTTCAACGACATGACGCGCGAGCTGCGCCGGGCCGAGGGCGATCTCCACCGGCTCATGGGCAGCCTGGAGCACGAGGTGGAGGAGCGGACCGCCGCCCTCAAGAGCGCCCAGGCGCAGCTCATCCAGTCGGAGAAGCTCTCCTCGCTGGGGCGGCTCTCGGCCTCCATCGCCCACGAGATCAACAACCCGCTCGCCGGCATCCTCACCTTCTCGAAGCTCCTCATCCGCACCCTCGAGCAGGGGCCGCCCAACGACGCCACCCGCCGGAGCTGCATCAAGAACCTGGCGCTGGTGCAGCGCGAGACCGAGCGCTGCTCCGCCATCGTCCGCAACCTCCTCGACTTCGCGCGCGAGCGGCCGCTGGCGCTCAAGGAGGTGGACGTGAACAAGGCGGTCGAGGAGTGCGTCCAGCTGCTCGGCCACCAGTTCATGCTCTCCGGCATGGAGCTCGCGGTCGAGCTCGGGCCGGTGCCGATGGTGGAGGCCGACTTCGGCCAGCTCCGGCAGGCGTTCGTGAACGTGTCCATGAACGCCTGCGAGGCGATGGCGCGGGGCGGCAAGCTCGTGGTCCGGACGCAGCTGCTCGAGCAGGCGCACCAGGTGGAGGTGAGCTTCTGCGACACCGGCCCCGGCATCCGGCCCGAGCACCTGGCCAAGATCTTCGACCCGTTCTTCACGACCAAGGAGAGCGGCACCGGCCTCGGGCTCTCGGTGGTGTACGGCATCGTCCAGCGCCACCACGGGCACGTGGAGGTGAAGAGCGACCTGGGGAAGGGGACCTGCATCCACATCCGGCTGCCGGCGATGGAGGCGCGGAAGGAGGCCTGA
- a CDS encoding c(7)-type cytochrome triheme domain-containing protein codes for MRTIRLSRAMVLGAVLGMGFATASLAGELKKLPADVVLPQGEGSPGKVTFSHASHVDAAKPSCVTCHPGQFKILEKASTTSGAPIKHATMEKGGQCGSCHGKAAFGFDSCDMCHK; via the coding sequence ATGAGAACGATCCGACTGAGCAGGGCGATGGTGCTGGGGGCGGTGCTGGGGATGGGGTTCGCGACCGCGAGCCTCGCCGGCGAGCTCAAGAAGCTGCCCGCCGACGTGGTGCTGCCGCAGGGTGAGGGGAGCCCGGGCAAGGTGACGTTCAGCCACGCCTCGCACGTGGACGCGGCGAAGCCGAGCTGCGTCACCTGCCACCCGGGGCAGTTCAAGATCCTCGAGAAGGCCAGCACCACGAGCGGTGCGCCGATCAAGCACGCCACCATGGAGAAGGGTGGCCAGTGCGGCAGCTGCCACGGCAAGGCGGCCTTCGGCTTCGACAGCTGCGACATGTGCCACAAGTAG
- a CDS encoding glycine cleavage system protein H — protein MIHDFLSMYPAKLLEYATCVGYLLCFVGFWKYVQGGKPAEARAEAHEPATVRQAVSEWFTVPDGIYLHPGHAWARISADGVVTVGIDDFAHKLVGPARVELPSAGAAVVQGEPAFALRADTRAVDMLSPVDGTVVEVNRALSDNPEKLDDTYGAGWLFRVKPPRFAANAKQLLQGASARLWEAAAGEALAARLSPELGQVLADGGTPVHGIAQELDPVHWDELARKFFLT, from the coding sequence ATGATCCACGACTTCCTCTCGATGTACCCCGCGAAGCTGCTCGAGTACGCGACCTGCGTCGGCTACCTCCTCTGCTTCGTCGGCTTCTGGAAGTACGTCCAGGGCGGCAAGCCGGCGGAGGCCCGCGCCGAGGCCCACGAGCCCGCCACCGTCCGCCAGGCCGTGTCGGAGTGGTTCACCGTCCCGGACGGCATCTACCTGCACCCGGGGCACGCCTGGGCCCGCATCTCGGCCGACGGCGTCGTCACGGTGGGTATCGACGACTTCGCCCACAAGCTCGTCGGCCCGGCGCGCGTGGAGCTCCCGAGCGCCGGCGCGGCGGTGGTCCAGGGCGAGCCGGCCTTCGCCCTGCGCGCCGACACCCGGGCGGTGGACATGCTGTCGCCGGTGGACGGCACGGTGGTCGAGGTGAACCGCGCGCTCTCGGACAACCCCGAGAAGCTCGACGACACCTACGGCGCGGGCTGGCTCTTCCGCGTGAAGCCGCCGCGCTTCGCGGCCAACGCCAAGCAGCTCCTGCAGGGCGCCTCGGCGCGGCTGTGGGAGGCGGCGGCCGGCGAGGCGCTGGCGGCGCGGCTCAGCCCCGAGCTCGGCCAGGTGCTGGCCGACGGCGGCACGCCGGTGCACGGCATCGCGCAGGAGCTCGATCCGGTCCACTGGGACGAGCTCGCCCGCAAGTTCTTCCTCACCTAG
- a CDS encoding cytochrome c3 family protein, with the protein MLKTRLFLLTALLAFTASRARAGIPAEQDDCLGCHGGDKSMTMDLPSGEKLPIYVDTAVFAKSVHGEMLRCADCHSDKNGYPHNSKPFKNRRDVTVAYYEQCKACHFANYTKTLDGVHFAVLAKGNQKAALCVDCHGSHDITRPTEPRARISATCAGCHQKESDVYVKSVHGKALAEQNQDVPVCTDCHRAHDIADPRDGKLSMRTPEVCGRCHTNEKLMAKYGLSTHVVDSYLSDFHGMSASLQRKTKGGPKGMVAAVCTDCHGVHDILSAKDPTSHTVKANLVQTCRKCHPGANENFPSAWLSHYQPSWNKASLVYGVQLFYKFLIPFILGSLAIQIVIHLWRVVVNR; encoded by the coding sequence ATGCTCAAGACCAGACTCTTTCTTCTAACGGCCCTGCTGGCCTTCACGGCCAGTAGAGCTCGGGCGGGTATCCCCGCCGAGCAGGACGATTGCCTCGGGTGTCACGGTGGGGACAAGTCCATGACCATGGACCTGCCGAGCGGCGAGAAGCTGCCCATCTACGTGGACACCGCGGTCTTCGCCAAGTCGGTGCACGGCGAGATGCTGCGCTGCGCCGACTGCCACTCGGACAAGAACGGCTACCCGCACAACTCGAAGCCGTTCAAGAACCGCCGCGACGTGACGGTGGCCTATTACGAGCAGTGCAAGGCCTGCCACTTCGCCAACTACACGAAGACGCTCGACGGCGTGCACTTCGCGGTGCTGGCGAAGGGCAACCAGAAGGCCGCCCTCTGCGTGGACTGCCACGGCTCGCACGACATCACCCGGCCGACCGAGCCGCGCGCCCGCATCTCGGCCACCTGCGCCGGCTGCCACCAGAAGGAGTCCGACGTCTACGTGAAGAGCGTGCACGGCAAGGCGCTCGCCGAGCAGAACCAGGACGTCCCGGTCTGCACCGACTGCCACCGCGCCCACGACATCGCCGACCCGCGCGACGGCAAGCTGTCGATGCGCACCCCCGAGGTCTGCGGCCGCTGCCACACCAACGAGAAGCTGATGGCGAAGTACGGCCTCTCCACCCACGTGGTGGACTCGTACCTCTCCGACTTCCACGGCATGTCGGCCTCGCTGCAGCGGAAGACCAAGGGCGGCCCGAAGGGCATGGTCGCCGCGGTCTGCACCGACTGCCACGGCGTGCACGACATCCTCTCGGCCAAGGACCCGACCTCTCACACCGTGAAGGCGAACCTGGTCCAGACCTGCCGCAAGTGCCACCCCGGCGCCAACGAGAACTTCCCGTCGGCCTGGCTCTCGCACTACCAGCCGAGCTGGAACAAGGCGAGCCTGGTGTACGGCGTGCAGCTCTTCTACAAGTTCCTCATCCCCTTCATCCTGGGGTCGCTGGCGATCCAGATCGTCATCCACCTCTGGCGAGTCGTGGTGAATCGATGA
- a CDS encoding glycine cleavage system protein H: MDAIVSFLQAAVTFIGGLAARIGIVLLAMAALAIPALLLLAAARGIRRLQQRLLGLTPVGHLTFRPGLFYAPGHTWVRPEGDDLRVGLDDLAQKIVPWALAIELPRPGTKVRKGEPAAVISCGGKRMVITAPASGVVSVINSAVAHDPSLVKSDSYTRGWLFRMTPFDTTWRAFPSGERARKWFEVEGHRFDAYLESHLGIAAADGGAYVAPPASLLSNDQWDGLMRTFLEAPAGQAEASVN; encoded by the coding sequence ATGGACGCGATCGTCAGCTTCCTGCAGGCGGCAGTGACCTTCATCGGCGGCCTCGCCGCGCGCATCGGCATCGTGCTGCTCGCCATGGCGGCGCTCGCCATCCCGGCCCTCCTGCTGCTGGCGGCGGCGCGCGGCATCCGCCGCCTCCAGCAGCGCCTCCTGGGGCTCACCCCGGTCGGCCACCTCACCTTCCGTCCCGGCCTGTTCTACGCGCCGGGGCACACCTGGGTGAGGCCCGAGGGGGACGACCTCCGCGTCGGCCTCGACGACCTGGCGCAGAAGATCGTGCCCTGGGCGCTCGCCATCGAGCTCCCGCGACCCGGCACCAAGGTGCGCAAGGGCGAGCCCGCGGCGGTGATCTCCTGCGGCGGCAAGCGCATGGTGATCACCGCCCCGGCGAGCGGCGTGGTCTCGGTCATCAACTCGGCCGTGGCGCACGACCCCTCGCTCGTGAAGAGCGACAGCTACACCCGTGGCTGGCTCTTCCGGATGACGCCCTTCGACACCACCTGGCGCGCGTTCCCGAGCGGCGAGCGGGCGCGCAAGTGGTTCGAGGTGGAGGGGCACCGCTTCGACGCGTACCTCGAGTCGCACCTCGGCATCGCCGCCGCCGACGGCGGGGCGTACGTGGCGCCGCCGGCGTCCCTCCTCAGCAACGACCAGTGGGACGGGCTCATGCGGACGTTCCTCGAGGCGCCGGCCGGGCAGGCGGAGGCGAGCGTCAACTGA
- a CDS encoding sigma-54-dependent transcriptional regulator, with product MGNERTRILVVDDEEIVRESLGGWLEKDGFFVQSVPDGKSAVEALEKERWSILLTDLKMPGMDGLQVLEEAKKRQPDLVVVLMTAYATIDTAVSAMKLGAYDYLVKPFDPEELSLMMQKIVSQQTLVRENAVLRKALKREYGFHDVVSKSPAMQQVFELARVAARSNSTILVLGESGTGKEVMARAIHAESPRAQGPFVAISCAALTESLLESELFGHEKGSFTGASARKIGKFEAANGGTLFLDEIGDISPKLQLDLLRVLEDRRFHRVGGTDPISVDVRIVAATNRDLRKAVAEGKFREDLLYRLNVIVINLPPLRERKEDIPLLVEHFTEQLGVEMQRRIEGVSSDAMVALMSYDWPGNVRELRNVLERGAVVAQGRIIQALDLGLAPAAVPEGAAGVGAGAAAAGASDEVPATLEDVEKRHITQMLAHTGGNVSQAARLLGIDRVTLYNKIRKYQLRRGDDSGSQQRPG from the coding sequence ATGGGCAACGAGAGAACGCGGATCCTGGTGGTCGACGACGAGGAGATCGTCCGGGAGTCCCTGGGCGGCTGGCTCGAGAAGGACGGCTTCTTCGTGCAGAGCGTGCCGGACGGGAAGTCGGCCGTCGAGGCGCTCGAGAAGGAGCGCTGGTCCATCCTGCTCACGGATCTCAAGATGCCGGGCATGGACGGGCTGCAGGTGCTCGAGGAGGCCAAGAAGCGGCAGCCCGACCTGGTGGTGGTGCTGATGACCGCGTACGCGACCATCGACACCGCCGTCTCGGCGATGAAGCTCGGGGCCTACGACTACCTCGTGAAGCCGTTCGACCCCGAGGAGCTGTCGCTGATGATGCAGAAGATCGTCTCGCAGCAGACGCTGGTCCGGGAGAACGCGGTGCTCCGGAAGGCGCTCAAGCGCGAGTACGGCTTCCATGACGTGGTCTCGAAGAGCCCGGCCATGCAGCAGGTCTTCGAGCTCGCCCGGGTCGCGGCGAGGAGCAACTCCACCATCCTCGTCCTGGGCGAGAGCGGCACCGGCAAGGAGGTGATGGCCCGCGCCATCCACGCCGAGAGCCCGCGGGCGCAGGGCCCCTTCGTGGCGATCTCCTGCGCCGCCCTGACCGAGTCGCTCCTCGAGTCCGAGCTCTTCGGCCACGAGAAGGGGAGCTTCACCGGGGCGTCCGCCCGCAAGATCGGGAAGTTCGAGGCGGCCAACGGCGGGACGCTCTTCCTCGACGAGATCGGCGACATCTCTCCCAAGCTGCAGCTCGACCTCCTCCGGGTGCTCGAGGATCGCCGCTTCCACCGGGTGGGCGGGACCGACCCCATCTCGGTGGACGTCCGGATCGTCGCCGCCACCAACCGCGACCTCCGGAAGGCGGTGGCGGAGGGCAAGTTCCGCGAGGACCTGCTCTACCGGCTCAACGTGATCGTCATCAACCTGCCGCCGCTCCGCGAGCGGAAGGAGGACATCCCCCTGCTGGTGGAGCACTTCACCGAGCAGCTCGGGGTGGAGATGCAGCGGCGCATCGAGGGGGTGTCCTCCGACGCCATGGTCGCGCTCATGTCCTACGACTGGCCCGGGAACGTCCGAGAGCTCCGCAACGTGCTCGAGCGGGGGGCGGTGGTCGCGCAGGGCCGGATCATCCAGGCCCTGGACCTGGGGCTGGCCCCCGCCGCGGTGCCGGAGGGTGCCGCCGGGGTCGGTGCCGGCGCCGCCGCCGCGGGGGCGTCGGACGAGGTCCCGGCCACGCTCGAGGATGTCGAGAAGCGCCACATCACCCAGATGCTCGCGCACACCGGCGGGAACGTGAGCCAGGCGGCGCGCCTCCTCGGGATCGACCGCGTCACCCTCTACAACAAGATCCGCAAGTACCAGCTCCGGCGCGGCGACGACAGCGGCTCGCAGCAGCGTCCCGGGTAG
- a CDS encoding M48 family metalloprotease gives MPHARWAELATQSILHTLIAALYVEALVRGWRIRHPDQRLALRLVALATPLVVVPALVFLYPERRSTAFLDDVALFAGRHWDEVRLLGAGLHQLWAAALGVAGTLLFLMDLLPLLRRRRDEWRGTPPPDEVALRVGELARRLGLPLPAIHYRETPRPLLFVTGVRTPALVLSRGTLDLLDPQELRAALAHELGHLARRDPAVSWALMGGRALQFFNPAFQVLARAMAKDAEWRADEDAARLCGDRLALAAALLKLYRATEGLPSPPGRRNLPLAGGLAGPLAEARALDMERRCRRLLAPAPYPAPLGAVRLAAAGAALAVLLYFVA, from the coding sequence ATGCCTCACGCAAGGTGGGCTGAGCTCGCCACCCAATCGATCCTCCACACCCTCATCGCCGCCCTCTACGTCGAGGCGCTGGTGAGGGGGTGGCGGATCCGGCACCCCGACCAGCGGCTCGCCCTGCGCCTCGTGGCGCTGGCGACGCCGCTGGTCGTCGTTCCGGCCCTGGTGTTCCTCTACCCGGAGCGCCGCAGCACCGCGTTCCTCGACGACGTGGCGCTCTTCGCCGGCCGGCACTGGGACGAGGTGCGGCTGCTGGGCGCCGGGCTGCACCAGCTCTGGGCGGCCGCGCTCGGCGTGGCCGGCACGCTGCTCTTCCTCATGGACCTCCTGCCGCTCCTGCGCAGGCGGCGCGACGAGTGGCGGGGCACCCCGCCGCCGGACGAGGTCGCCCTCCGGGTCGGCGAGCTGGCCCGGCGCCTCGGGCTGCCCCTCCCGGCCATCCACTACCGCGAGACGCCGCGCCCGCTCCTCTTCGTCACCGGGGTGCGGACGCCGGCCCTCGTCCTCTCCCGCGGCACGCTCGACCTGCTCGACCCCCAGGAGCTGCGGGCCGCGCTGGCGCACGAGCTCGGGCACCTCGCCCGGCGCGACCCGGCGGTCTCCTGGGCGCTCATGGGCGGCCGCGCGCTGCAGTTCTTCAACCCCGCCTTCCAGGTGCTCGCCCGGGCCATGGCCAAGGACGCCGAGTGGCGCGCCGACGAGGACGCGGCGCGGCTCTGCGGCGACCGGCTGGCGCTCGCCGCCGCCCTGCTGAAGCTCTATCGGGCGACCGAGGGGCTGCCGTCGCCGCCGGGCCGCCGCAACCTGCCGCTCGCCGGCGGCCTGGCCGGCCCGCTCGCCGAGGCCCGCGCCCTCGACATGGAGCGCCGCTGCCGCCGGCTGCTCGCCCCCGCGCCGTATCCAGCCCCGCTCGGCGCGGTCCGGCTCGCGGCCGCTGGCGCCGCCCTCGCGGTCCTGCTCTACTTCGTCGCATGA